The Tessaracoccus aquimaris sequence TCGTTGTCGACGGCGACCAGCACCGCGCTCGGGACGCTGCGCGACGCCGTCAGGGCGCCCTTGCCGATCAGCGGGGCGAGGATGCGGGTGATGCCGAAGGAGTAGCCGACGCCCGGGAACGTCGTCTTTCCGTCGCTGGCGAGCGAGTCGTAGCGCCCGCCGGAGGCGACCGAGCCGAGCTTCTCGGAGCCCTGCAGCAGGGTCTCGTAGACGGTGCCCGTGTAGTAGTCGAGGCCGCGGGCGATCTTGAGGTCGACCACGGCGCGCTCGGGTGCCGAGGCGCGGGCGACGCGGATCAGCGCGGCCAGTTCCTCCAACCCGGTGTCGAGCAGTTCGTGCGTGACGCCGAGCGCGCGGACCCGGTCGACGAAGGACTCGTCGGCGGCGGAGATCCCGGCGAGCGCGACACATGCGGCGGCCTGCGCGTCGTCGAGCCCCGCCTCAGTGGTGAGCAGTTGCGCGACGGCGTCGGGGCCGATCTTGTCGTACTTGTCGACGCGCTGCAGCACCGCGGACGGGTCCTCGATGCCGAGGCCGCGGTAGAAGCCCTCGGACAGCTTGCGGTTGTTGACGTGCAGCGTGACCGGGGCACCCCGAGGTCGCGGTGCAACTTCTCGAACACGTCGATCGCCACGAGCGGGATCTCGACGTCGTGGTGCGCGGCGAGGCTGCCCTGCCCGACGATGTCGATGTCGGCCTGGGTGAACTCGCGGTAGCGGCCCTCCTGCGGGCGTTCGCCGCGCCACACCTTCTGGATCTGGTAGCGGCGGAACGGGAAGGCGAGGTGCCCGGCGTTCTCCAGCACGTAGCGCGCGAAGGGACGGTCAGGTCGAAGTGCAGGCCGAGTTCGTCCGCGTCGCCGGAGTCCGCGTGCAGGCGCCGCACGACGTAGATCTCCTTGTCGATCTCGCCCTTGCGCGCCAACTGGTCGAGGGGCTCGACGGCGCGGGTCTCAATGGGTGCGAACCCGTGCAACTCGAAGGTCGAGCGGACGACGTCGAGGACGGCGAGTTCGGCGATGCGCCCGGCGGGCAGGAACTCGGGGAAGCCGCTGAGCGGCTTGGGGCGTGGCACGAGGCGTTCCTAGAGGGTGTTCGGCTGCAGATAGGGGTTGGAGGCGATCTCGTTGCCGAGCGTCGTCGGCTGCCCATGCCCGGGAAGGAGGGGCGAGTCCGGCGGGAACTCCTCCACGATGCTCGCGAGGGTGGCGCGCATCTGGTTCATGCTACCGCCGGGCAGATCGGTGCGCCCGATCGTCCCGTTGAAGAGGACGTCACCGGTGAACACGACGGTGACGTCGCCATCCGTGACGCTCAGCAGCGTGGAACCCAGCGTGTGACCCGGCGCCGCGAAGGGAGTCACCGTCAGGCCCGCGACCTCGACCGGCGACCCGTAGCCGCGCAAGTCGGCGACCGGCGGCGCGTCGGCGGAGCCGGTGATCTGTTCGACGATCGCGGTGCCGTGCGGGCCGAGCCCGTCTCCGGGCCGGGTGACGAGGTGCTGATCGTCGTCGGCCAGGTAGAGCGGAATGTCGAACCGGGCCGCCAGCGCGTGGGCGTCGCCGATGTGGTCGTAGTGGCCATGGGTGGCGAACAGCGCGACAGGGGTCAGGCCCTCATCGTCGATGGCTGCGGCGACCGGTTCGGTCGCGGTGACGCCCGGATCGACGATCAGGACCTCGCGCGCGCCCTCGGACGCGCGCACGAGATAACAGTTCGATTGCCAGGGCGAAACAGTGATGGGCTGAATGAGCACAAGGCCACCCTATCCCGCTAGATTAAGGCCATGAGCGAAGCACAAGCGCCCTCCGACTTCGGACGTGTTGATCCTGACGGCACGGTCTACGTCATCACGGGTGGCACCGAACGAAGTGTCGGGCAGATCCCCGACTCCACCCCCGAAGAGGCCATGGCGTTCTACGTCCGTCGCTTCGAGAACCTCGCGGCGGAGGTGACCCTCCTCGAGACGCGCGTCGGCGCGCAGGCGATGTCGCCTGAAGAGGCCAAGTCGGCCATCGCCACCGCCAAGTCGAACGTCGCCGAGGCCAACGCCGTCGGCGACCTCGAGTCGTTGACCACGCGCCTCGACGCGTTGAGCGAGACGCTTCCCGCGCAGATCGAGGCCCGCAAGGCGGCCCGCGCCGAGCAGAACGCCGCGACCGTCGCCTCCAAGGAGGCCATGGTCGTCGAGGCCGAGACGCTGTCGCAGGGCAACGACTGGCGCGGCGGGGTCGACCGGTTCCGGGTGCTGCTCGACGAGTGGAAGGCGCTCCCCCGCGTGGACCGCGCCACCGACAACGAACTGTGGCACCGCTTCTCGTCCGCCCGCACGCAGTACACGCGCCGCCGGAAGGCGCACTTCTCGGAGCTGAACTCGAAGCGCGACGATGCAAAGGCCGTCAAGGAGGCCATCATCGCCGAGGCCGAGCCGCTGGCGGATTCGACCGACTGGGGTGCGACCTCGGCCGCGTTCCGCGACCTGATGCAGCGCTGGAAGGCCGCGGGCAGCGCCCGTCGCGCCGAGGACGACGCGCTGTGGAGCCGGTTCCGCGCCATCCAGGACCAGTTCTTCGACGCCCGCACCACGGCCCAGAGCGCCGTCGACGGCGAGCAGACCGAGAACCTGACCGCGAAGCAGGAACTGGTCGCGCAGGTGACAAAGGACCTCGAGGGCGTCACCGAGGTCGACGCAGCGAAGTCGATCCACCGCGAGTTCCTGGCGAAGTTCAACGAGCTGGGTCACGTGCCCCGCAATGCGATGCGCGAACTCGACTCGAAGGTCCGCTCGATCGGCGACAAGGTCGCCCAACTCGAGGCCGACGAGTGGCGTCGCACCGATCCGGAGGCCCGCAAGCGCGCCGAGGACACCGTCGCGATGTTCGAGAACCAGATCGCCAAGCTACAGGCCGACCTGGACAAGGCCGAGGCCAAGGGCGATTCGCGCGCCGTCAAGGACGCGGCGAAGTCGATCGAGACCTACACGAGCTGGCTCGACCAGGCCCGCGAGACGCTGACCGACTTCCAGGGCTGAGCCCGAAGAACGCCGAGAAGGTCGGGACCCATCCGGGTCCCGACCTTTCGTGCTTTCGGGCGTCGACGAGTCGGCCGGGCTAGCCGGAGACGCGGAAGACGTCGTAGACGCCTGGCACCCGGCGGACCTGGTTGATCACGTGCTGCAGGTGCGTCGGGTCTGCCGACTCGAAGGTGAACTTGCCGGTGAACTGGCGATGCTTGTTCGTCGAGATGTTGACCGACAGGATGTCCAGGTGCTGCTCGGACAGCGCGGAGGACACGTCGGAGAGCAGCCGCGCACGGTCGAGGCCCTCGATCTGGATCGTGACGACGAAGGTGCTGCCGGTCTCCGCGCCGGACCAGGACACCGGGACGATCCGGTCGGGCTCCTTCTTCAGCGCAGGCACGTTCGAGCAGTCGGCGCGGTGCACCGACACGCCGTCGCCGCGGGTCACGAAGCCGATGATGTCTTCGCCGGGCAGCGGGTAGCAGCACTTGGCGAACTTTGCGACGACCGAGTCGTCGCCGTCGACCAGGATGTGGGCGCCGTCGCTGACGGGCCTGCGGCGCTGCCGCACCACGACGTCCTCGGTGACGGTGTCGACCGTCTCCTCCTCGCCGCCGTGCAGTTGGACGAGCTTCTCGACCGCGGCCTGCGCCCCGATGTGTCCCTCGCCGATCGCGACGTACAGGTTCGGCACGTCCTTGTAGCCGAGTTCGTTGGCGACCGCCGTGAGGTTCTCCAACGTCAGCAGGCGCTGCATCGGCACGCCCGTGCGGCGCAGGTCGCGCGCAAGGGTCTCCTTGCCGTGCTCCATGGCCTCGTCGCGGCGCTCCCGCGAGAAGTGCTGGCGGATCTTCTGCCTGGCCCGCGAGGAGACGACGAAGCCAAGCCAGTCGCGGCTCGGGCCGGCGCCCTCCGCCTTCGACGTGAGGACCTCGACCTTGTCGCCCTGCTGCAGCGGCGTCGACAGCGCGACGAGCCGCCCGTTCACGCGGGCACCGATGGTGCGGTAGCCGACCTCGGTGTGGACGGCGAATGCGAAATCGACCGGGGTCGCACCGACAGGAAGCGCCATCACCTCGCCCTTGGGCGTGAACACATAGATCTCGTCGGAGTTGATCTCGAAGAGCACCGAGTCGAGGAACTCGCTCGGGTCCTCGGTCTCCTTGCTCATCACGCCGAGTTGGTGCATGGCGCGCATGCCCGCCTCCTCGGCGGTGACGCCGTTGCGGAGGTCCTCCTTGTACTTCCAGTGCGCCGCGACACCGTACTCGGCCCGACGGTGCATCTCGTGGGTGCGGATCTGGAACTCGATGGGCTCGTTGTTAGCGCCGAGCACCGTCGTGTGCAGCGACTGGTACATGTTGAACTTCGGCCCGGCGATGTAGTCCTTGAACCTGCCGGGGATCGGCTTCCAGCCCGCGTGCGCGACGCCGAGCACCGCGTAACAGTCCTTGACGTCGTCGACGAGCACCCGCAGCCCGATCAGGTCGTAGATGTCGCGGAAGTCGCGGCCGCGGACCATCATCTTCTGGTAGATCGAGTAGTAGTGCTTCGGTCGCCCGTACACGGTGGCCTTGATCTTGTTCTCGGCCAGCTTCGACTGGAACTCGGCGATCAGCTCACGTAGGTAGCGCTCGCGCCCGGGCGCCGACTGGGCCACCATGTCGACGATCTCGGCGTACACCTTCGGCTCGATCGTCGCGAACGACAGGTCCTCGAGCTCCCACTTGATGGTGTTCATGCCGAGCCGGTGCGCCAGCGGGGCGAAGATGTTGAGCGTCTCGGTGGCGATCCTGACCCGCTTGTCGGGCCGCAGGTAGCCGAGGGTCCGCATGTTGTGGAGTCGGTCGGCCAGCTTGATGACGAGGACGCGGACCTCTTCGCTGGTGGCCATGATCATCTTGCGGATGGTCTCGGCCTTCGCGGTCTCGCCGTAGGTCAGCTTGTCGAGCTTGGTGACGCCGTCGACCATGTGGGCGACCTCGTCGCCGAAGTCGGCGCGCAGTTGCTCGAGCGAGTAGTCGGTGTCCTCGACGGTGTCGTGCAGCAGGGCCGCGACGAGCACGGGCTCGGTCATGCCGAGCTCGGCGAGGATGGTGGCGACCGCGAGCGGGTGCGTGATGTACGGGTCGCCCGACTTGCGGGTCTGGCCCTCGTGGTGGTGCTCGGCGGTGCGGTAGGCCCGCTCGAGGACGGCCAGGTCGGCCTTGGGGTGGTTCGACCGGACGATCCTGAACAGCGGATCGAGGACGGCGGACTTCGACGGCACGGCCCCGAGCCTCGCCAACCGGTGACGCATCCGTAGGCGCGGCTGTTCGGGCCCGGTCACCAACCGGGAAACGCCCGTCAAGCCCTCGTCTGCCATGCGCAGAGTCTAGTGCCGCCCACAACACGCAGGGCCGATGACCACGCCGTGACGCATCACCTGTAGTCGGACGCGGAACTCGGGCGTCTGCGGTGACCTCCCTGTGCCGGGCTCCAACCCGCCTGGGCGGCGTTCCTCACGCCTGGTGCCGCGGCGTTCCTCGAGCTTGTCGCCCCGTTCCCCGAGCCTGGCGCCCCGTTCCCCGAGCCTGTCGCCCCGTTCCCCGAGCCTGTCGAGGGTCCGACCGCCACCGGCGACGCACGACGCCTCTCGACCGTTGGCGTCTAGTGCTCCCGATCCTGGCGCCCCGTTCCCCGAGCCTGTCGAGGGGTCCGACTGCCACCGGCACGCACGACGCCTCTCGTCTGTCGGCGTCTAGTGTTCCCGATCGCCCTCGTCGCGGCGCTCGTCCTGGGAGCCGAGGTCGTCGGCGCCGAGGGTCTCGTCGCGGATCTCCTCGCGCCGCTCCTCCTGCTCTTCGCGGTCGTCGCGTAGTTCGTCGAACTTGTCCTTGCCCATGGCGATCCTCACCTTCGATGTCGCTGTCTGCGTCATGTCATTCTGCCGCCCGACGGGCAAACAGGGGCCTGATCAGGGCAGACGAGGGGGACGACGCGCACAGGCAGACGCATGCGGGGCGATGGACGCCGCGGACCGGGACGGAGCGCTCGGCGATCGGACCCCTCGACAAGCTCGGGGAACGAAGGACAAGCTCGAGGAGCATCGTTCCTTGAGCCGGCCCGCCGACGAAGTCGCGCGGCCGAGTCGAAAGGTCCGCAACCCTCAACGACGACCGAACCCCACGCACCTGCACAACGTAAGGGGCCCGAGAGCGACCGGAGCGCTCGGCAATCGGCCCCCTCGACAAGCTCGGGGAACGAGGCGACTAGCTCGGGGAACGACCGGAACGCTTGGTGGTCGGACCCCTCGACAAGCTCGGGGAACGAAGGACAAGCTCGAGGAGCATCGTTCCTTGAGCCGGCCCGCCGACGAAGTCGCGCGGCCGAGTCGAAAGGTCCGCAACCCTCAACAATGACGGAACCCCACGCACCTGCACAGCAACAGGGACCCGAGAGCGACCGGAGCACTCGGCAATCGGACCCCTCGACAAGCTCGGGGAACGAGGCGACTAGCTCGGGGAACGACCGGATTGCTTGGTGATCGGACCCCTCGACCAGCTCGGGGAACGAGGCGACTAGCTCGGGGAACGACCGGAATGCTTGGTGATCGGACCCCTCGACCAGCTCGGGGAACGAGGCGACAAGCTCGGGGAACGACCGTAGCGCTCGGTGATCGGACCCCTCGACAAGCTCGGGGAACGAGGCGACAAGCTCGGGGAACGAAGGACAAGCTCGGGGAACGTTGGACCCGCGGGAGCGCGCGCCTCTCAGTCGTCGAAGGAGCGCAGGATGTTCTTGTCCTTGGGCGACGGCGGCTGTGCCCTGCGCACCACGATCAACTCGTCGCCGATCTCGATCCGGGTGGCCGACTTGTCGTAGAACCTGCGCAGCGTCCCGTTGCGGATCACGCCGATCACGCGCTCGCCCAGCACCGCGGACGGCGGCTGGCCGACCTCGTCGGCCGTCGCCAGGCGCTGGTGCACCTCGAGTCCTTCGGCGCCGGTGAGCATGTCCTGCATGATCGTGCCCAACTCGGGGCCGATCGCCGACAGGCCGAGCAGGCGGCCCACGGTCTCGGAACTCGTCACGACCGCCGAGGCGCCCGACTGGCGCACCAGCGGAACGTTGTCGTGCTCGCGCACCGACACGATCACCCCCGCCGTCGGGTTCAACTGGCGCACCGTCAGCGTCGTCAGGATCGACGCGTCGTCGCGGTCAAGCGAGATGATCACCTGCCGCGCCTTGCTGACCTCGGCCCTGCGCAGCAGCGAGCGGCGGGTCGCGTCGCCCTGGAAGGCCGCATAGCCGTCGAAGTTGGCCTCGTTGACCGCAGCGGTGTTCGCGTCGATGACCACGATCTTGTCCGGCTTCTCCCCCTGGCGGCGCAGCGTGTTGACCGCGCTACGGCCCTTCGTGCCGTAGCCGATCACGACGATGTGGTTGCGCATCTTCTTCCTCCAGAAAGAGTCCTTGATCGCGCGGCTGCCCTGGTTGGCGAGCACCTCGATGGTCGTACCGACCAACACCACCAGGAAGGTGATGCGAAGCGGTGTGATGATCAGGGCGTTGATCAGTCGGGCATGCGGCGCGATCGGGGTGATGTCGCCGTACCCCGTCGTCGTCACCGTGACGGTGGCGTAGTAGAGCGCGTCGATGAAGGAGACCCCGTCTCCCCCGGTGTTGTCGATATAGGCACCGCGGTCCACCCACACCAGCATGGTCGTGAGCATCAGCAGCCCGAGCGCCAGCAGAGAGCGGCGAGCCAGTTCCTTGAAGGGGCTCGTCGCTATCCGCGGGAGCGAGACCAGGGACAGGATGCCCCCTTGCTCGCCCCTGACTGGAGCTTTTCCATTGGCTCAGACTGTCACCAGCGCGGTGCACTTGTCGATGCCCATCTCGACGAGGCGCTCGCGGCCGTGCAGGAAGCTCAACTCCATCACGACGCTGACGTGCACCAGTTCGGCGCCCATCGCCTTGAGCAGTTCGGCTGTCGCGCCGATGGTGCCTCCGGTGGCGAGCACGTCATCGACCACGAGCACCCTCGCGCCGGGAGTGATGGCGTTGCGGTGCATGGTCAGCGTCTCCGAGCCGTACTCAAGCTCGAACGAGTGGCTGATCGTCTCCCCCGGCAGCTTGCCCGGCTTGCGCACCGGGACGAACCCGGCGCCGAGCGCCAACGCGACGGGGGCGGCGAAGATGAACCCGCGCGCCTCCATGCCGACGACCACGTCGATGCCCTCGGGGGCGGACGCGACCAACTCGTCGACCGCGGTCTGGAACCCCTCCGGGGAGGCAAGCAGCGGCGTGATGTCCTTGAACACGACGCCCGGCTTCGGGAAGTCGGGGACGTCGACGATCAGGGAGCCGATCAGCTCCCGGTTCGTGTCGCTGGTCACTTGCCCTTCCTTCGGTCGGCCCTGCTCACGTTGGTGCGACGCTGCTGCCGCGCGCCCTGCTCATCGGTCACCTCGACGACGGGCTCCGTCAGAGTGACGGTGCCTGCCGCCGCGCCCGACGTCGCCGCCGTCGCGACGGACTCGCGGTGAGCCGCCTTGGCGGCCGAGCGGGCCTTACGACGCTCGATCTGCTCGCGGTGCTCGATCATCTTCGGCTCCCGCTCGCGCAGCCACGCCAGCAGGGGCGCCGCGATGAACAGGGACGAGTAGGCGCCCGCGATCATGCCGACCAGCAGCGCGAGGCCGAGGTCCGCAAGTGGGCCGCTCTGCAGGACCGTGCCTGCAATGAACAGCGCGAGCACCGGCAGCACGCCGATCACCGTGGTGTTCAGCGAGCGCACCAGCACCTGGTTGATGGCCCGGTTGGCCTGCTCCGAGTACGTGTACGTGGTGTGCTCGATGCCCTTGGTGTTCTCGCGGATCTTGTCGAACACCACGACGGTGTCGTACAGCGAGTAGCCGAGGATGGTGAGCACGCCGATGACGGTAGACGGGGTGACGGTGAAGCCGACCGCCGCGTACACGCCGACGGTCACGATCAGGTCGTGGAACACGGCCACGATGGCCGCGATCGACATCTTCCAGTCCCGGAAGTAGGCAGCGATCAGCACCATGACGAGCGCGACGAACACCACGAGAGCGATGACGGCCTTCTGGGTGATCTGCTGGCCCCACGAGCCGCCGATGGCGTTGTAGGTGACATCGTCCGGTACGACGCCAGCGATCTTGGCGATCTCGGCGCGCGTGGTCGTCGTCTCTTCGGGAGTCAGCGACCGGGTCTGGATCCGGATGCTGGAGTCGCCGAGCGAGAAGACCTGCGCGTCGAGTTCGTCGACCGACAGTTCATTCATGTGCGCGCGCACGTCGTCGACGGTGGACGACGTGATCTTCATGGGCGCCTGGAAGTCGGTGCCTCCGCTGAACTCGATGCCGAGCGTGAGTCCCCGCACCAGCAGCACGACGACCGTGAGTGCCACGAGGATGCCGGAGAAGATGAACCAGCCCTTGCGGTTCTTCATGAAGTCGTAGGACAGGTGCCCCGTGTACAGCCGTTCGGCGACGCTGAGTTTCTTCTCGGCCATCATGCCTCCTGCGCGATCGTCGAGGTGGAGTCCTTGCGGCGGAGCCTGCGCCCGAGCAGCGACTCCTGCGTGACTCCCATGTGGGCGGCGTCGAGGCCGGAGCCGCGACGTCCCTCACCGAAGAACTTGGTGCGTCCGAGCAGTTCGACCAGCGGCCGGGTGAAGAAGAACACCACGGCGAGGTCGAGAAGAGTGGTCAGGCCGAGCGTGAACGCGAAGCCCTTCACCGAGCCGATGGCAAGGATGAACAGCACCACGGCCGACAGCAGCGAGACGGCGTCGGAGATGACGATGGTGCCGCGGGCCTTCTCCCAGCCCGACTGCAGCGCCGACTTCAGCGACTTGCCTTCGCGGATCTCGTCCCTGATGCGTTCGAAGTAGATGATGAACGAGTCTGCGGTGACGGCGATACCGACGATGGCTCCGGCGATTCCTGGCAGGTTCAGCGCGAACCCGAACACGGAACCGAGCAGCACCATCATGGCGTAGGTAGCGGCGGCCGCGACTGCGAGCGACGCCACCACGACGATGCCCATGGCGCGGTAGTACAGGAACGAGTAGAGCGCCACGACCGCGAGGCCGAGGATGCCTGCGATGATGCCGACGCGCAACTGCTCGCCGCCAAGCGTCGGGGAGACGGTCTCGACCTGGCTCGGCTCGAAGCTGAGCGGAAGCGAGCCGAACTTCAGCACGTTGGCCAGGCCCGCGGCCGAGTCGGCGTTGAAGTCGCCTCGGATGATTGCTTCGCCGTTGGCGATCTTCGCCTCTGCGCGGGCCGCGGATTCGACGACGCCGTCCAGCACGATCGCGAACATGTTGCGCGGCTGGGTCTGCGAGACGAGGGTGCCGGTCAGGTCGGAGAGGCGCGTGGCGCCCTCCGAGTTGAAGCTCAGCGTGACGGCGTAGGCGAGGTCACCCTGCGGGATGCCGAAGGAGGCGGTGTTGAGGTCCTGGCCGCGGATCGCGATGGGGCCGAGGAGGTACTTGTAGACGTCCTGGTCGTCGCAGGCGACGAGCGCGCGGTCCGCATCGTCGTGCGTCGGGTCGCCGCAGGTGAAGTCGGCGAGCGCCTGGGTGTCGGCCGCGGTCGGCTGGTAGGCCAGCACGTCGGCCATCGACAGCAGTGGCTCGTCGCCCGCCTGCCCGTCGGCACCACCCGTTGGCGTGGCCGCGGGGCTAGGCGTCGGGGTCGGGCTTGCCGGGGCCGTCGGCAGGCCAGGCACCGGGGTCTCGCCAGGGCTGGGGGTCGCCGTCGGGCCGGTGCCAGCCGCCACGTCGAGCACTGGCCGGAAGGCGAGCTGCGCGGTGGCGCCCACGAGTTCGGCCAGGTCGTCGCGGTCGACGTTGGGGGCGGAGACAACGATGTTGCGGTCGCCCTGGATGGCGACGGAGGCCTCACCGACGCCCAGACCGTCGACGCGCTGCTGGATGATGTCGCGGGCCAACTCGAGCGAGTCCATCGGGACCGACCTGTTGGTGGCCGACAGCGTGATCGTCTGACCACCCTGCAGGTCGAGGCCGAGCTTCGGCGACCACGTCCTGGTGACCGCCATGATGACGAACAGGCCCGCGATGATGAGCAGGAATACGGTCAGGACGACGGCGGGGCGTCGCCTCCTAGCGGTGGTCGCCACTTACTTGGAGTCCTCCGGGCGGGGCTTCTCCTCGGCGGGGGCCTCGAACGACGGTGCGTCCTTGCGCTCCCACGGCTGGTAGTCGCTCGCGTCGTCGTTGGAGGCCTCGACGGTCTCGGTCTCGGCGACGGGCTCGTCGTAGGGGCCGCGGGCCGAGTCGTCGGCGTAGGGGTTCACGGCGTCGTCAGCGTAGGGGCTGACGGCGTCGTCGGCGTAGGGGCTCGCCTCCGAGGCCTCGTGCGCGAGGGGGGCGTCGAGGTCGGCGTCGTAGCCGATGCCCACCGGAGCTTCGCCCTCGGCGATCTCGTCGGTGAACTCGAACTCCTCGTCCTCGGCCGTCACCTTGCGGGCGACGTTGCCCTTGAGGACCGTGATCTCAACCCCGGGGGCGAGTTCGACGATCATCTGGCGCTCGCCGACGTGTGCGATCGTGCCGAAGATGCCGGAGGTCAGCAGCACCCGGTCCCCTTCGCCGAGCTGGGCTCGCATCTCCTGGTCCTTGCGCATCTTCTTCTGCTGCGGGCGGATCATCAGGAAGTACATGATCGCGAACATCGCGACCATCAAAAGGATCAATTCCATGGTTCACTCCGGTTGAGTTCTGGGCCACCGCTCAGAATAGCGGAGCCGCGTCGATAGTCATTAACCGCGTCATTCGTCTGTGTCGAACAGCGCGGGCATCGCCGCCGGGGGCGGACGCCCAGGTGGGCATAGGCGGCGCGGGTCGCGACCCGGCCGCGTGGGGTTCTGATCAGCAGGCCCTCCCGAATCAGGAAGGGCTCGGCGACCTCCGAGACGGTCTCGATCTCCTCCCCCACGCTGAGCGCGAGGGTCGACAGCCCGACGGGGCCGCCGTCGAACAGCTTGCACAGCGCCTCAAGGACACCACGGTCGAGCCGGTCGAGGCCACGCTCGTCCACCTCGTACAACTCGAGGGCCGCACGCGCCACGTCGCGGTGCGCGGTGGCGTGCCCCCTGACCTGCGCGAAGTCGCGCACCCGGCGCAGCAGCCGGTTCGCGATGCGGGGGGTGCCCCTGGAGCGGCGGGCGATCTCGCCCTCGGCGGCCTTGTCGATGCGGATGCCCAGCTTTCCCGCGGAGGCGGCGACGATGCCCGCCAGGTCTGCCGGGTCGTAGAAGTCCAACTGGGCGGTGAACCCGAACCGGTCGCGCAGCGGGCCGGGCAGCATACCCGCGCGCGTGGTCGCCCCGACCAGCGTGAACGGGGGCAGTTCGATGGGGATGGCGGTCGCGCCTGGGCCCTTGCCGACGATGACGTCGACGCGGAAGTCCTCCATCGCGAGGTAGAGCATCTCCTCCGCGGGTCGCGACAGCCGGTGGATCTCGTCGAGGAACAGCACGTCGCCCTCATCCAGGCCGGACAGGATCGCCGCAAGGTCGCCGGCGTGCTGGATGGCGGGACCCGAGGAGATCCGCAGCCCTGAGCCCAGTTCCGCGGCGATGATCATGGCAAGGGTCGTCTTGCCGAGGCCGGGAGGGCCGGAGAGCAGGACGTGGTCCGGGGCGGTGCCGCGGTGCATGGCTGCGTCGAGGACCAGTGCGAGTTGCTCCCGCACCCGCGGCTGCCCCTCGAACTCGGCGAGCCGCTTGGGTCGCAGCGCAGCCTCGTAGTCGCGCTCCTCGCTCAGTGCGTGCGGGTCGACCTCGGAGAGCTCCACTACTTCTTCCTCGCCAGCGAGTTGAGCGCGGCGCGCAGCAGTTGCCCGATGCCGATGTCAGGGTTCTCGTCGACGAGGTGCGCGACGTTGTCGGCAGCGGTCTCCGCGTCGCGGGCCGACCATCCGAGCCCGGTCAGGCCCTCGGCGACCTGCGCGCGCCACAGTTCGGGCTCCGCGTTGCTGAGCGGCTGGGGGGCCTCGTCTCCTCCGTCGCTGAGCACGAGCACCTTGTCCTTCAGCTCGATGACGAGCTTCTGGGCGCCCTTGCGCCCGATGCCGGGCACCGAGCACAGCCTGGCGAGGTCCTCTGCCTGCACGGCGCGGCGGAACTCGCCGGGGGTCAGCACCGACACGATCGCCAGGGCGAGCTTCGGCCCGACTCCCGAGGCGGTCTGGGCGAGCTCGAAGGCCTCGCGCTCCCCTCCTCCGCGAAGCCGAACAGCGTCATGGAATCCTCGCGGACCACCATCGACGTGTGCACGACCGCCGCCTCGCCGGGCCGGAGGGCTGCGGCGGTGGACGGGGTGACGTGCACGAGAAAACCGACACCCCCGACGTCGAGCACGCAGGAGGTGGCACCGGCCTTCAGCACGGTGCCGCTGAGCT is a genomic window containing:
- the ruvB gene encoding Holliday junction branch migration DNA helicase RuvB, giving the protein MELSEVDPHALSEERDYEAALRPKRLAEFEGQPRVREQLALVLDAAMHRGTAPDHVLLSGPPGLGKTTLAMIIAAELGSGLRISSGPAIQHAGDLAAILSGLDEGDVLFLDEIHRLSRPAEEMLYLAMEDFRVDVIVGKGPGATAIPIELPPFTLVGATTRAGMLPGPLRDRFGFTAQLDFYDPADLAGIVAASAGKLGIRIDKAAEGEIARRSRGTPRIANRLLRRVRDFAQVRGHATAHRDVARAALELYEVDERGLDRLDRGVLEALCKLFDGGPVGLSTLALSVGEEIETVSEVAEPFLIREGLLIRTPRGRVATRAAYAHLGVRPRRRCPRCSTQTNDAVNDYRRGSAILSGGPELNRSEPWN
- the yajC gene encoding preprotein translocase subunit YajC — encoded protein: MELILLMVAMFAIMYFLMIRPQQKKMRKDQEMRAQLGEGDRVLLTSGIFGTIAHVGERQMIVELAPGVEITVLKGNVARKVTAEDEEFEFTDEIAEGEAPVGIGYDADLDAPLAHEASEASPYADDAVSPYADDAVNPYADDSARGPYDEPVAETETVEASNDDASDYQPWERKDAPSFEAPAEEKPRPEDSK
- the secD gene encoding protein translocase subunit SecD; translation: MAVTRTWSPKLGLDLQGGQTITLSATNRSVPMDSLELARDIIQQRVDGLGVGEASVAIQGDRNIVVSAPNVDRDDLAELVGATAQLAFRPVLDVAAGTGPTATPSPGETPVPGLPTAPASPTPTPSPAATPTGGADGQAGDEPLLSMADVLAYQPTAADTQALADFTCGDPTHDDADRALVACDDQDVYKYLLGPIAIRGQDLNTASFGIPQGDLAYAVTLSFNSEGATRLSDLTGTLVSQTQPRNMFAIVLDGVVESAARAEAKIANGEAIIRGDFNADSAAGLANVLKFGSLPLSFEPSQVETVSPTLGGEQLRVGIIAGILGLAVVALYSFLYYRAMGIVVVASLAVAAAATYAMMVLLGSVFGFALNLPGIAGAIVGIAVTADSFIIYFERIRDEIREGKSLKSALQSGWEKARGTIVISDAVSLLSAVVLFILAIGSVKGFAFTLGLTTLLDLAVVFFFTRPLVELLGRTKFFGEGRRGSGLDAAHMGVTQESLLGRRLRRKDSTSTIAQEA